A DNA window from Macadamia integrifolia cultivar HAES 741 chromosome 4, SCU_Mint_v3, whole genome shotgun sequence contains the following coding sequences:
- the LOC122076569 gene encoding histidine kinase 3-like isoform X1 has protein sequence MVNLCWFLSWMSYLSVLGFDLKTADLFLTLCCCILSEIPMNWFINGGFMEKRAGFLGYREKIWLKLWEKIPASGSKLHHYYQFNWPKMFHRKWWKNLLIAWVIGWVVASSWLFCYMSSLATERRKETLAGMCDERARMLQDQFNVSMNHVQALSILISTFHHGKNPSSIDQATFARFTERTAFERPLTSGVAYAVRVLHSEREQFEKQQGWTIKRMDTMEQTQVQEDDYAPETQDPSPVQEEYAPVIFAQETISHVISIDMLSGKEDRDNVLRARTSGKGVLTAPFRLLKSNRLGVILTFAVYKSELSSNATPNERIQATDGYLGGVFDVESLVEKLLHQLASKQSIIVNVYDTTNLSQSISMYGPDEGGDDTMYHISTLNFGDPIRKHEMHCRFKQKPPWPWLAITTSIGVLVIALLLGHIFHATINRIAKVEDDFHKMMELQQRAVAADVAKSQFLATVSHEIRTPMNGVLGMLQMLMDTDLDITQQDYVRTAQASGKALVSLINEVLDQAKIESGKLELEAVRFDLRAILDDVLSLFSGKSQDKGIELAVYISDRVPEILIGDPGRFRQIITNLMGNSIKFTEKGHIFVTVHLVEEVINSIEVETDLSSKNTLSGLPVADRRCSWETFDKFSQEGLMCPQTLLPNSSELINLIVSVEDTGVGIPFEAQSRVFTPFMQVGPSISRIHGGTGIGLSISKCLVGMMNGEIGFVSEPQIGSTFTFTAVFTNGHSNSDEYKNQQNSRSKSLSSEFHGMTALVVDPRPVRAKVTRYNLQRIGIQVEITSDLNEDFASTASGTDVINMVLVEKEVWDTDMGFLNHFVHKLRKIDQVVPPKLFLLANSISSTKTSSAESGGFTPTIISKPLRASMLAASLQRAMGVGNKVNCHDRGLPILSLCNLLDGKRILVVDDNNVNLRVAAGALKKYGADVECAASGKKAIEMLRPPHPFDACFMDIQMPEMDGFEATRRIREMEHEINSRVRHGEVSAEANGNILNWHIPILAMTADVIQATHEECSKCGMDGYVSKPFEGEQLYREVTRFFKSTVSPNE, from the exons ATGGTTAATTTGTGTTGGTTCTTGTCGTGGATGAGCTATCTCTCTGTacttgggtttgatttgaaGACAGCGGATCTCTTTTTGACGCTATGCTGTTGCATTCTTTCTGAGATCCCAATGAACTGGTTCATTAATGGTGGATTCATGGAGAAGAGGGCTGGTTTTCTCGGTTATAGAGAGAAGATATGGCTCAAATTGTGGGAGAAGATCCCTGCAAGCGGTTCGAAGCTCCACCACTACTACCAGTTTAATTGGCCGAAGATGTTCCATAGAAAATGGTGGAAGAACCTTTTGATTGCCTGGGTAATTGGTTGGGTCGTGGCGTCGTCATGGCTCTTCTGTTACATGAGCTCTCTGGCAACCGAGAGGAGGAAGGAGACCCTCGCGGGCATGTGTGATGAGCGCGCGAGGATGCTACAAGACCAGTTTAATGTCAGTATGAACCATGTTCAGGCCTTGTCCATTCTGATTTCAACCTTTCACCATGGAAAGAATCCATCTTCTATTGATCAG GCAACTTTTGCAAGGTTTACAGAGAGAACAGCTTTTGAGAGGCCACTAACCAGTGGAGTGGCTTATGCTGTTAGGGTGCTCCACTCAGAAAGGGAACAATTTGAGAAACAACAAGGCTGGACTATTAAGAGGATGGATACCATGGAACAGACCCAGGTTCAGGAGGATGACTATGCACCTGAAACCCAGGATCCATCTCCCGTTCAAGAAGAATATGCCCCAGTTATCTTTGCGCAGGAGACTATTTCGCatgtgatttctattgatatgcTTTCAGGGAAg GAAGATCGTGACAATGTATTACGTGCTAGAACATCAGGAAAAGGGGTCCTTACTGCTCCGTTTAGGTTGCTCAAATCAAATCGCCTTGGGGTCATACTGACTTTTGCTGTTTACAAGTCGGAGCTCTCGTCAAATGCAACCCCAAATGAGCGAATCCAAGCTACTGATGG GTACCTAGGTGGAGTCTTTGATGTAGAATCTCTTGTGGAGAAGTTGCTACACCAGCTTGCAAGCAAGCAATCCATCATTGTCAATGTATACGACACCACTAATCTCTCGCAATCAATTAGCATGTATGGTCCGGATGAAGGTGGTGATGATACGATGTATCATATTAGTACCCTTAATTTTGGTGATCCAATCAGGAAGCATGAGATGCATTGCAG ATTCAAGCAGAAGCCACCATGGCCTTGGTTGGCAATAACAACATCAATTGGTGTCCTTGTGATTGCATTGCTTTTGGGACATATATTTCATGCAACAATAAATCGAATCGCAAAAGTTGAGGATGATTTCCACAAGATGATGGAACTCCAACAGAGGGCTGTGGCAGCAGATGTTGCAAAATCTCAG TTTCTTGCCACTGTTTCCCATGAGATCAGAACCCCAATGAATGGTGTCCTAG GGATGTTGCAAATGCTCATGGACACAGATCTGGATATAACACAGCAAGATTATGTGAGAACTGCTCAGGCAAGTGGGAAAGCTCTGGTTTCACTTATAAATGAGGTTTTAGACCAGGCTAAAATTGAATCTGGTAAACTTGAACTAGAGGCTGTCCGGTTTGATTTGCGGGCAATTTTGGATGATGTCTTGTCACTTTTCTCTGGGAAGTCTCAAGACAAGGGGATAGAG TTGGCCGTGTATATCTCTGATCGGGTTCCTGAAATTCTAATTGGAGATCCAGGGAGATTTAGGCAGATCATCACGAATCTTATGGGGAACTCAATCAAA TTCACTGAGAAAGGTCATATCTTTGTGACTGTCCATCTGGTTGAGGAGGTGATAAACTCAATTGAAGTTGAGACAGACTTATCATCAAAGAACACCTTAAGTGGGTTGCCTGTGGCAGACAGACGATGCAGCTGGGAAACCTTTGACAAATTCAGTCAGGAGGGACTTATGTGTCCACAGACTCTATTGCCAAACTCTTCAGAGCTTATCAATTTAATTGTATCGGTTGAAGATACAGGTGTTGGTATCCCTTTTGAAGCCCAATCTCGTGTTTTCACACCTTTTATGCAGGTTGGACCATCCATTTCTCGTATCCATGGGGGAACAGGTATTGGACTGAGTATAAGCAAGTGCTTAGTTGGTATGATGAATGGGGAGATTGGATTCGTTAGTGAACCCCAGATTGGGTCCACCTTTACCTTCACTGCTGTCTTCACCAATGGCCACTCCAATTCTGACGAGTACAAAAACCAGCAGAATAGTAGGTCCAAGTCTTTGTCCTCAGAATTTCACGGGATGACAGCATTGGTTGTGGACCCCAGACCTGTGCGGGCAAAAGTTACAAGATATAACCTCCAACGGATTGGGATTCAAGTTGAAATAACTTCTGATCTGAACGAAGATTTTGCTAGCACAGCCTCTGGGACTGATGTCATTAACATGGTCCTTGTTGAGAAAGAAGTTTGGGATACAGATATGGGTTTCTTAAATCACTTTGTTCACAAGTTGAGGAAGATTGACCAAGTGGTTCCCCCGAAACTGTTTCTTCTGGCTAACTCCATCAGTTCGACCAAAACCAGCTCTGCAGAATCTGGTGGGTTTACCCCAACTATTATCTCAAAGCCCCTGAGGGCTAGTATGCTGGCAGCATCTCTGCAACGAGCAATGGGTGTTGGAAACAAGGTCAACTGCCACGACAGAGGGCTTCCCATTCTATCTCTCTGCAATCTTCTTGATGGTAAGCGTATACTTGTCGTAGATGACAATAATGTCAACCTCCGGGTTGCGGCTGGTGCTTTGAAGAAGTATGGAGCAGATGTGGAGTGTGCAGCTAGCGGGAAAAAGGCAATTGAAATGCTTAGACCGCCTCACCCCTTTGATGCCTGCTTCATGGATATTCAGATGCCAGAAATGGATGG GTTTGAAGCTACAAGAAGGATTCGGGAAATGGAACATGAAATCAACAGTCGTGTTCGGCATGGAGAAGTATCTGCAGAAGCCAATGGAAACATTTTGAACTGGCACATACCCATTTTGGCGATGACTGCGGATGTCATTCAGGCTACGCATGAGGAGTGCTCGAAGTGTGGTATGGATGGCTATGTGTCAAAACCATTTGAAGGAGAACAACTGTACCGGGAAGTTACACGCTTTTTCAAATCAACTGTGTCCCCCAACGAATAG
- the LOC122076569 gene encoding histidine kinase 3-like isoform X2, which produces MERIHLLLIRFTERTAFERPLTSGVAYAVRVLHSEREQFEKQQGWTIKRMDTMEQTQVQEDDYAPETQDPSPVQEEYAPVIFAQETISHVISIDMLSGKEDRDNVLRARTSGKGVLTAPFRLLKSNRLGVILTFAVYKSELSSNATPNERIQATDGYLGGVFDVESLVEKLLHQLASKQSIIVNVYDTTNLSQSISMYGPDEGGDDTMYHISTLNFGDPIRKHEMHCRFKQKPPWPWLAITTSIGVLVIALLLGHIFHATINRIAKVEDDFHKMMELQQRAVAADVAKSQFLATVSHEIRTPMNGVLGMLQMLMDTDLDITQQDYVRTAQASGKALVSLINEVLDQAKIESGKLELEAVRFDLRAILDDVLSLFSGKSQDKGIELAVYISDRVPEILIGDPGRFRQIITNLMGNSIKFTEKGHIFVTVHLVEEVINSIEVETDLSSKNTLSGLPVADRRCSWETFDKFSQEGLMCPQTLLPNSSELINLIVSVEDTGVGIPFEAQSRVFTPFMQVGPSISRIHGGTGIGLSISKCLVGMMNGEIGFVSEPQIGSTFTFTAVFTNGHSNSDEYKNQQNSRSKSLSSEFHGMTALVVDPRPVRAKVTRYNLQRIGIQVEITSDLNEDFASTASGTDVINMVLVEKEVWDTDMGFLNHFVHKLRKIDQVVPPKLFLLANSISSTKTSSAESGGFTPTIISKPLRASMLAASLQRAMGVGNKVNCHDRGLPILSLCNLLDGKRILVVDDNNVNLRVAAGALKKYGADVECAASGKKAIEMLRPPHPFDACFMDIQMPEMDGFEATRRIREMEHEINSRVRHGEVSAEANGNILNWHIPILAMTADVIQATHEECSKCGMDGYVSKPFEGEQLYREVTRFFKSTVSPNE; this is translated from the exons ATGGAAAGAATCCATCTTCTATTGATCAG GTTTACAGAGAGAACAGCTTTTGAGAGGCCACTAACCAGTGGAGTGGCTTATGCTGTTAGGGTGCTCCACTCAGAAAGGGAACAATTTGAGAAACAACAAGGCTGGACTATTAAGAGGATGGATACCATGGAACAGACCCAGGTTCAGGAGGATGACTATGCACCTGAAACCCAGGATCCATCTCCCGTTCAAGAAGAATATGCCCCAGTTATCTTTGCGCAGGAGACTATTTCGCatgtgatttctattgatatgcTTTCAGGGAAg GAAGATCGTGACAATGTATTACGTGCTAGAACATCAGGAAAAGGGGTCCTTACTGCTCCGTTTAGGTTGCTCAAATCAAATCGCCTTGGGGTCATACTGACTTTTGCTGTTTACAAGTCGGAGCTCTCGTCAAATGCAACCCCAAATGAGCGAATCCAAGCTACTGATGG GTACCTAGGTGGAGTCTTTGATGTAGAATCTCTTGTGGAGAAGTTGCTACACCAGCTTGCAAGCAAGCAATCCATCATTGTCAATGTATACGACACCACTAATCTCTCGCAATCAATTAGCATGTATGGTCCGGATGAAGGTGGTGATGATACGATGTATCATATTAGTACCCTTAATTTTGGTGATCCAATCAGGAAGCATGAGATGCATTGCAG ATTCAAGCAGAAGCCACCATGGCCTTGGTTGGCAATAACAACATCAATTGGTGTCCTTGTGATTGCATTGCTTTTGGGACATATATTTCATGCAACAATAAATCGAATCGCAAAAGTTGAGGATGATTTCCACAAGATGATGGAACTCCAACAGAGGGCTGTGGCAGCAGATGTTGCAAAATCTCAG TTTCTTGCCACTGTTTCCCATGAGATCAGAACCCCAATGAATGGTGTCCTAG GGATGTTGCAAATGCTCATGGACACAGATCTGGATATAACACAGCAAGATTATGTGAGAACTGCTCAGGCAAGTGGGAAAGCTCTGGTTTCACTTATAAATGAGGTTTTAGACCAGGCTAAAATTGAATCTGGTAAACTTGAACTAGAGGCTGTCCGGTTTGATTTGCGGGCAATTTTGGATGATGTCTTGTCACTTTTCTCTGGGAAGTCTCAAGACAAGGGGATAGAG TTGGCCGTGTATATCTCTGATCGGGTTCCTGAAATTCTAATTGGAGATCCAGGGAGATTTAGGCAGATCATCACGAATCTTATGGGGAACTCAATCAAA TTCACTGAGAAAGGTCATATCTTTGTGACTGTCCATCTGGTTGAGGAGGTGATAAACTCAATTGAAGTTGAGACAGACTTATCATCAAAGAACACCTTAAGTGGGTTGCCTGTGGCAGACAGACGATGCAGCTGGGAAACCTTTGACAAATTCAGTCAGGAGGGACTTATGTGTCCACAGACTCTATTGCCAAACTCTTCAGAGCTTATCAATTTAATTGTATCGGTTGAAGATACAGGTGTTGGTATCCCTTTTGAAGCCCAATCTCGTGTTTTCACACCTTTTATGCAGGTTGGACCATCCATTTCTCGTATCCATGGGGGAACAGGTATTGGACTGAGTATAAGCAAGTGCTTAGTTGGTATGATGAATGGGGAGATTGGATTCGTTAGTGAACCCCAGATTGGGTCCACCTTTACCTTCACTGCTGTCTTCACCAATGGCCACTCCAATTCTGACGAGTACAAAAACCAGCAGAATAGTAGGTCCAAGTCTTTGTCCTCAGAATTTCACGGGATGACAGCATTGGTTGTGGACCCCAGACCTGTGCGGGCAAAAGTTACAAGATATAACCTCCAACGGATTGGGATTCAAGTTGAAATAACTTCTGATCTGAACGAAGATTTTGCTAGCACAGCCTCTGGGACTGATGTCATTAACATGGTCCTTGTTGAGAAAGAAGTTTGGGATACAGATATGGGTTTCTTAAATCACTTTGTTCACAAGTTGAGGAAGATTGACCAAGTGGTTCCCCCGAAACTGTTTCTTCTGGCTAACTCCATCAGTTCGACCAAAACCAGCTCTGCAGAATCTGGTGGGTTTACCCCAACTATTATCTCAAAGCCCCTGAGGGCTAGTATGCTGGCAGCATCTCTGCAACGAGCAATGGGTGTTGGAAACAAGGTCAACTGCCACGACAGAGGGCTTCCCATTCTATCTCTCTGCAATCTTCTTGATGGTAAGCGTATACTTGTCGTAGATGACAATAATGTCAACCTCCGGGTTGCGGCTGGTGCTTTGAAGAAGTATGGAGCAGATGTGGAGTGTGCAGCTAGCGGGAAAAAGGCAATTGAAATGCTTAGACCGCCTCACCCCTTTGATGCCTGCTTCATGGATATTCAGATGCCAGAAATGGATGG GTTTGAAGCTACAAGAAGGATTCGGGAAATGGAACATGAAATCAACAGTCGTGTTCGGCATGGAGAAGTATCTGCAGAAGCCAATGGAAACATTTTGAACTGGCACATACCCATTTTGGCGATGACTGCGGATGTCATTCAGGCTACGCATGAGGAGTGCTCGAAGTGTGGTATGGATGGCTATGTGTCAAAACCATTTGAAGGAGAACAACTGTACCGGGAAGTTACACGCTTTTTCAAATCAACTGTGTCCCCCAACGAATAG
- the LOC122076049 gene encoding mediator of RNA polymerase II transcription subunit 30-like isoform X2, with the protein MMDEKGPMASTKGTQELAVEGLKHLEDTIEAAYQIISSMNEELCNPALWSTTAVAHSSSVINPDASDSSHHLETGGGALEEARLRYKSSVASLRESNAFESGSTSAGSELQGNKAEIEKLEERVINLRKELICKNKHLKDLIDQLRDLITDISTWQSPGPI; encoded by the exons ATGATGGACGAGAAAGGCCCGATGGCAAGCACAAAAGGCACACAGGAATTAGCAGTAGAGGGGTTAAAGCATTTAGAGGACACCATTGAGGCAGCATATCAGATCATCTCTTCCATGAACGAGGAACTCTGCAATCCTGCCTTATGGTCTACAACAGCTGTGGCTCACTCTTCCAGTGTTATCAATCCTGATGCTTCTGATTCATCGCATCACTTAGAAACAGGTGGTGGAGCTCTTGAAGAGGCTCGTCTCCGTTATAAGTCTTCTGTGGCTTCTCTTCGTGAG TCAAACGCATTTGAATCGGGCTCCACCAGTGCTGGTTCAGAACTCCAAGGGAATAAGGCTGAAATTGAGAAACTAGAAGAGCGAGTCATCAATCTAAGAAAG GAGCTCATATGTAAGAACAAGCATCTCAAGGATCTTATAGATCAGCTTCGAGATCTTATTACTGACATATCCACATGGCAGAGTCCTGGCCCCATTTGA
- the LOC122076049 gene encoding mediator of RNA polymerase II transcription subunit 30-like isoform X1 produces the protein MMDEKGPMASTKGTQELAVEGLKHLEDTIEAAYQIISSMNEELCNPALWSTTAVAHSSSVINPDASDSSHHLETGGGALEEARLRYKSSVASLREVLSDIPSTRKSNAFESGSTSAGSELQGNKAEIEKLEERVINLRKELICKNKHLKDLIDQLRDLITDISTWQSPGPI, from the exons ATGATGGACGAGAAAGGCCCGATGGCAAGCACAAAAGGCACACAGGAATTAGCAGTAGAGGGGTTAAAGCATTTAGAGGACACCATTGAGGCAGCATATCAGATCATCTCTTCCATGAACGAGGAACTCTGCAATCCTGCCTTATGGTCTACAACAGCTGTGGCTCACTCTTCCAGTGTTATCAATCCTGATGCTTCTGATTCATCGCATCACTTAGAAACAGGTGGTGGAGCTCTTGAAGAGGCTCGTCTCCGTTATAAGTCTTCTGTGGCTTCTCTTCGTGAGGTTCTTTCTGATATTCCTAGTACTCGGAAG TCAAACGCATTTGAATCGGGCTCCACCAGTGCTGGTTCAGAACTCCAAGGGAATAAGGCTGAAATTGAGAAACTAGAAGAGCGAGTCATCAATCTAAGAAAG GAGCTCATATGTAAGAACAAGCATCTCAAGGATCTTATAGATCAGCTTCGAGATCTTATTACTGACATATCCACATGGCAGAGTCCTGGCCCCATTTGA
- the LOC122077407 gene encoding nuclear transport factor 2B-like has product MDPDAVAKAFVEHYYSTFDANRAGLANLYQEGSMLSFEGQKIQGSQNIVAKLTSLPFQQCQHSISTVDCQPSGPAGGMLVFVSGNLQLAGEQHALKFSQMFHLMPTPQGSFYVLNDIFRLNYA; this is encoded by the exons ATGGATCCCGACGCTGTAGCCAAGGCTTTTGTGGAACACTATTATTCAACATTTGATGCAAATCGTGCCGGTCTTGCGAACTTGTATCAGGAGGGTTCGATGCTCTCCTTCGAGGGTCAGAAGATCCAAGGTTCTCAGAACATCGTTGCTAAGCTCACCAGTCTCCCTTTTCAGCAGTGCCAGCATAGTATCAGCACCGTCGATTGTCAGCCTTCCGGTCCCGCCGGCGGCATGCTCGTCTTCGTCAGCGGCAACCTTCAACTAGCTGGGGAACAGCACGCCCTGAAGTTCAGCCAG ATGTTTCATTTGATGCCAACCCCGCAAGGAAGCTTCTATGTGCTGAATGACATTTTCCGGTTGAATTATGCATGA
- the LOC122077406 gene encoding non-specific phospholipase C6 translates to MEDPRRRGILGRQSLADTKNMERYNKPKPSLLLFSLLVFLVFSIPASAAQQPIKTIVVLVMENRSFDHMLGWMKKSTNPLINGVTGNECNPVSTKTPGSQSICFTDGAEFVDPDPGHSFEAVQQQVFGSSLIPSMSGFVEQALTISPNLSETVMRGFNPESIPIYASLVREFAVFDRWFSSIPGPTQPNRLFVYSATSHGSISHVKNQLARGYPQKTIFDSLHENGIDFGIYFKNIPSTLFYRNLRKLKYIFKFHQFDLKFKRDAREGRLPSLTVIEPRYFDLKGLPANDDHPSHDVAAGQKLVKEVYEALRSSPQWNETLLIITYDEHGGFFDHVSTPYVNVPNPDGNTGPAPDFFKFDRLGVRVPTIMVSPWIKKGTVISGPKGPTPSSEFEHSSIPATIKKIFNLSSNFLTHRDAWAGTFEQVVGELTSPRTDCPEVLPDVASLRNTQAKEDGGLSEFQGEIVQLAAVLNGDHFLSSFPDEMSKKMTVKEAHEYVKGAVSRFMRASKEAINLGAHESAIVDMRSSLTTRTIFHP, encoded by the exons ATGGAAGACCCCAGAAGACGAGGAATACTGGGACGTCAATCTCTTGCAGACACGAAGAACATGGAAAGATATAATAAGCCCAaaccatctcttcttctattttctctactTGTTTTCCTAGTCTTCTCAATTCCTGCTTCTGCTGCTCAACAACCCATCAAAACTATTGTAGTCCTCGTCATGGAGAATCGATCATTCGATCACATGCTTGGATGGATGAAGAAATCTACCAACCCATTAATCAATGGGGTCACAGGCAATGAATGCAACCCTGTTTCTACTAAAACCCCAGGTTCCCAATCCATCTGCTTCACTGATGGCGCTGAATTCGTCGACCCAGATCCAGGCCATTCCTTCGAGGCGGTTCAGCAGCAGGTCTTTGGCTCCAGCCTCATCCCTTCCATGTCCGGATTCGTCGAACAAGCTCTAACCATCTCTCCTAATCTCTCTGAAACAGTCATGAGAGGCTTTAATCCCGAATCGATACCCATCTATGCATCTCTGGTTCGTGAGTTTGCCGTCTTCGACCGGTGGTTCTCTTCGATTCCAGGACCTACCCAGCCCAATAGACTATTCGTTTACTCTGCAACTTCTCATGGGTCGATTAGTCATGTTAAGAACCAGCTTGCGCGTGGGTACCCCCAGAAAACCATCTTCGATTCTCTCCATGAGAATGGGATTGATTTTGGGATTTACTTCAAGAACATCCCCTCCACTCTCTTCTATAGGAATTTACggaaattgaaatatatattCAAGTTCCATCAGTTCGATTTGAAGTTCAAGAGGGATGCCAGAGAAGGGAGATTGCCTAGCTTGACAGTGATCGAGCCAAGGTACTTCGATCTTAAAGGTTTACCTGCAAACGACGATCACCCATCTCACGATGTTGCCGCTGGGCAGAAGCTTGTGAAAGAGGTGTACGAGGCTTTGAGATCGAGTCCTCAATGGAATGAGACCCTTCTGATCATTACTTATGATGAGCATGGTGGGTTCTTTGATCATGTTAGTACTCCCTATGTGAATGTGCCAAACCCAGATGGGAACACGGGCCCTGCTCCTGATTTCTTCAAGTTCGATAGATTGGGAGTTCGTGTGCCGACGATCATGGTCTCTCCTTGGATCAAGAAAGGAACTG TGATAAGTGGCCCAAAGGGTCCAACTCCGAGCTCTGAATTCGAGCATTCCTCAATACCTGCAACCATTAAGAAGATATTCAACCTCTCCTCCAACTTCCTTACTCACAGAGATGCTTGGGCCGGTACATTTGAGCAGGTCGTGGGAGAATTAACATCGCCTAGAACTGATTGTCCAG AGGTGTTACCAGACGTGGCTTCCCTTAGAAACACACAAGCAAAAGAAGATGGAGGGCTATCGGAGTTTCAGGGCGAGATAGTACAGTTAGCTGCCGTCCTCAATGGTGACCATTTCTTGAGCAGTTTCCCGGACGAGATGAGCAAGAAGATGACTGTCAAAGAGGCTCATGAGTATGTGAAGGGTGCAGTATCCAGATTCATGAGAGCAAGCAAAGAGGCCATCAATTTGGGAGCACATGAGTCCGCAATAGTTGATATGAGGTCTTCTCTTACTACCAGAACCATATTCCACCCTTAA
- the LOC122076016 gene encoding uncharacterized protein LOC122076016 translates to MDSEVEEAKKVELQLNAKYDVGLIHQAINQLIEEKRAQRSKASGDCFVDDDDGVLLSRLLSQLESLKEDTSIEPLKPASEMDVRSTVNKEESKDENVGGSESGSREIGEAAILRELRKLKRQNSITHWLLSIMIFLTVAWQLSEVSLLMIVKNKLSNPFRTVGTAVKGMLPGRGKDDTNGSTNLLQIETPSLHGLKMPELPSVGLPVLGLNDEDH, encoded by the exons ATGGACAGTGAAGTTGAGGAAGCGAAGAAGGTAGAACTGCAGTTGAATGCTAAGTATGATGTGGGGCTCATCCACCAGGCAATCAATCAGCTCATTGAGGAGAAGAGAGCTCAGAGAAGCAAAGCCTCCGGGGATTGCTTCGTCGACGATGACGATGGCGTACTGCTTTCCAGATTGCTTTCGCag TTAGAGTCGCTAAAGGAAGACACATCCATTGAGCCGCTGAAACCTGCATCAGAAATGGATGTGCGTTCTACAGTTAACAAAGAGGAGTCAAAAGATGAGAATGTAGGTGGATCAGAAAGTGGAAGCAGAGAAATTGGAGAAGCAGCAATCCTAAGAGAGCTTCGGAAGCTGAAGAGACAGAACTCGATCACCCATTGGCTTCTTTCGATCATGATATTTCTTACTGTTGCGTGGCAGCTCTCTGAAGTATCACTCCTAATGATTGTGAAGAACAAATTGAGCAACCCTTTTAGAACTGTTGGAACAGCAGTCAAGGGGATGCTACCAGGTCGGGGGAAAGATGACACTAATGGGTCAACTAATCTCCTTCAGATCGAAACTCCTTCACTCCATGGTCTCAAAATGCCAGAGCTCCCCTCTGTAGGCTTGCCAGTCCTGGGTTTAAATGATGAAGATCACTAG